A single genomic interval of Alteromonas sp. CI.11.F.A3 harbors:
- a CDS encoding rod shape-determining protein MreB — protein MFSNLRAKFASVMYVQIWEHRLKVTDTATRESFDDYPAIVIKTNDKGEKLISGVGKEASERLQHNEIAINPFSHPRVLFSDFYVGEKLLQHTFRHLGNSKMLRPRPKVIIHPMEKTEGGLTMIEKRAFKELAIGAGAIAVKIYIGSALSLEKINFDELEDDDKPTIQSSSPPSKLTSYGVFVFYLVMLTLAVWYLGK, from the coding sequence ATGTTTTCAAATTTACGCGCAAAATTTGCGTCAGTCATGTATGTACAAATTTGGGAGCATCGATTAAAAGTCACTGATACTGCAACGCGCGAATCTTTTGACGATTACCCCGCTATAGTCATTAAAACTAACGATAAAGGTGAGAAGCTGATTTCAGGAGTTGGTAAAGAAGCGAGTGAAAGGCTTCAACATAATGAAATTGCCATTAATCCATTTTCCCACCCTAGAGTGCTTTTTTCAGATTTCTATGTAGGCGAAAAACTACTGCAACACACGTTTAGACATTTAGGTAATAGTAAAATGCTACGGCCAAGACCTAAGGTTATTATCCACCCGATGGAAAAAACTGAAGGTGGCCTCACTATGATCGAAAAGCGAGCGTTCAAAGAGTTAGCGATTGGTGCAGGTGCAATAGCAGTAAAGATTTATATCGGCTCCGCATTAAGTCTAGAAAAAATAAACTTTGACGAACTAGAAGATGACGATAAACCTACAATACAAAGTAGTTCACCACCATCAAAGTTGACTAGCTATGGCGTATTTGTCTTTTACCTTGTAATGTTAACTTTAGCTGTTTGGTATTTAGGCAAATGA
- a CDS encoding PhzF family phenazine biosynthesis protein, which translates to MKVSVEIVNAFIDGDAGGNPAGVVLDANALTAQQKLHAAQKVGLSETAFVSRSDVATIKLEFFTPVQQIAHCGHATIATFSRMSELGLVQNGRMSKETVDGVREIIIDGSMAFMEQSRPTYTDVLDTEEVRAALNLPSDVPLDSVTIVNTGNAFLLAPLQNASSVAEIHPNQALINEISEQYDLIGFYVFSRETEVDGRHAGARMFAPRYGIDEESATGMAAGPLACYLHDRQGLEDTTLQIEQGHLMNPPSPSVINVNLQLVNGSISRLMAGGVGRSIRQVEIEI; encoded by the coding sequence ATGAAAGTCTCTGTTGAAATAGTAAATGCATTTATTGACGGTGACGCAGGTGGAAACCCAGCTGGTGTGGTTTTAGATGCGAACGCTTTAACCGCGCAGCAGAAGCTACACGCGGCGCAAAAAGTGGGGCTTTCTGAGACTGCTTTTGTTTCTCGCTCAGACGTTGCCACTATAAAGCTGGAGTTTTTCACCCCAGTACAGCAAATTGCGCATTGCGGCCATGCCACCATAGCAACGTTTAGCAGAATGAGTGAGCTTGGCTTGGTGCAAAATGGTCGAATGTCGAAAGAGACCGTAGATGGCGTGAGAGAAATAATTATTGATGGTTCAATGGCATTTATGGAGCAGTCTCGGCCAACCTATACCGATGTATTAGATACCGAAGAAGTACGAGCAGCACTTAATCTTCCAAGCGACGTGCCGCTCGACTCAGTAACCATTGTAAATACTGGGAATGCTTTTTTACTTGCTCCACTTCAAAATGCGTCTTCTGTAGCTGAGATACACCCTAATCAAGCCCTTATTAATGAAATAAGCGAACAATACGATTTGATAGGTTTTTATGTGTTTTCAAGAGAAACCGAAGTTGACGGACGTCACGCTGGCGCTAGAATGTTTGCACCACGCTATGGGATAGACGAAGAATCTGCAACCGGCATGGCTGCTGGTCCATTAGCTTGCTATCTACATGACCGCCAAGGACTCGAAGATACGACGTTACAGATTGAGCAAGGCCATTTAATGAACCCACCTTCGCCCAGCGTAATAAATGTTAATTTACAGTTGGTTAATGGTAGCATCAGTCGTTTAATGGCTGGTGGCGTTGGCCGCTCCATTCGACAGGTTGAAATAGAAATTTAG
- a CDS encoding HAD-IB family phosphatase, which produces MNLVLFDFDKTIINKDTGAEYLKFMLQGSPTRFALCFLALPFTLPFLILKKTKFIGFSVLLWLVTCGMPPKKVAALRKRFINRYLGNKTTAIYKSAIEKLISHVQNKDTVVIVSGASEWMVRGIISKQCIPTLEFACSEETRFAGGMVSKFHCYSANKVRRIKTRYNLEEYETIIGYSDSSIDIPLLRLCNQQIIVNPKPRCFKKLSKSFEQSMKTVNWV; this is translated from the coding sequence GTGAATTTAGTATTGTTTGATTTTGACAAGACAATAATAAACAAAGATACCGGCGCCGAGTATCTTAAGTTCATGCTGCAAGGCAGTCCTACTCGGTTTGCTTTATGCTTTTTAGCGCTACCTTTCACGCTGCCCTTTTTGATACTGAAAAAAACGAAGTTTATTGGTTTTTCTGTGCTTCTGTGGCTGGTAACGTGTGGTATGCCCCCTAAAAAAGTAGCCGCGTTGCGCAAGCGCTTTATCAATAGGTATTTGGGTAATAAGACTACCGCCATATATAAAAGCGCGATTGAAAAGTTAATTTCACATGTGCAAAATAAAGACACAGTGGTTATTGTTAGTGGTGCTTCAGAATGGATGGTAAGGGGTATTATTTCGAAGCAGTGTATTCCAACATTGGAGTTCGCCTGCTCTGAAGAAACTCGGTTTGCTGGGGGTATGGTCAGCAAGTTTCACTGTTATTCGGCTAACAAAGTAAGACGCATCAAAACACGCTATAACCTTGAAGAATACGAAACAATCATAGGTTACTCAGACAGTTCAATTGATATCCCTCTATTACGCCTTTGCAATCAACAAATCATAGTTAATCCAAAGCCGCGCTGCTTTAAGAAGCTGAGTAAATCTTTTGAACAGTCGATGAAAACAGTGAACTGGGTATAA
- a CDS encoding HAAS signaling domain-containing protein, with protein MSGREQISNYLKSFNRYLASLSSEDAAEVIKEIESHIYDAIDQQEMAGKDADIEGILAGLGAPRVLAENYVSHIQQGTPPPKGFRPLASVTKGLSKTLYWGMLAFGYGTGLALALLAFANLLLPNGIAFWVEAEGNSVAIGFLSNPILANSDATITGFWITPVALVSAYAISLLTYRILALLKRFAIGYQYA; from the coding sequence ATGAGTGGAAGGGAACAAATAAGCAACTACCTAAAAAGCTTTAACCGCTACTTGGCCTCGTTAAGTTCTGAAGATGCGGCTGAAGTGATTAAAGAAATTGAGTCTCATATTTATGATGCTATCGATCAGCAGGAAATGGCTGGAAAAGACGCCGATATTGAAGGTATCTTAGCTGGCCTTGGTGCGCCTAGGGTGCTTGCCGAAAACTACGTAAGTCATATTCAACAAGGTACGCCGCCACCAAAAGGATTTCGTCCATTAGCATCAGTCACCAAAGGGCTATCGAAAACCCTATATTGGGGCATGTTAGCCTTTGGCTATGGTACAGGTTTAGCGTTGGCTCTATTAGCATTTGCGAACCTGTTGTTGCCCAACGGTATTGCTTTTTGGGTAGAGGCTGAGGGGAACTCTGTTGCTATTGGTTTTTTAAGTAACCCTATATTGGCAAATAGCGACGCTACTATTACAGGCTTTTGGATAACGCCGGTGGCGTTGGTAAGTGCCTACGCGATTAGCTTACTTACTTATCGTATTTTGGCTTTGCTTAAACGGTTTGCTATTGGCTATCAGTATGCTTAA
- a CDS encoding metallophosphoesterase gives MLKRAAKRLAKSLGHFLLVSFVLAVIGVGVLISQHGSINMGDAPLAYKVGGEGPFVFFKNETPTSSDVTSSDVAGSDVTGADAKGSGNGDTSVEINYIRGSREDNFFIEKRHVPLTEKIAEPLDVYFALEDATFTFNLKPLNALNTNTASVYESNAPILAISDLEGNYKAFRDFLIAHNVINENLEWQFGEGHLVLVGDMVDRGFSTTQLLWFIYKLEQEAQKAGGVVHYIIGNHELKNLQGNFKSAANKYIPIAGLLGKTQADLFSHNSYIGRWLASKNTIEKINGHLFVHGGIHEDIANLDLSLQQINSKAKAYYRQMYFPGVADKVTEALISTETGLAWYRGYFKGDASSTSLQKTLDKFDALSVTVGHTLQFKVNKQFDGRVYAIDVKHPDDYRGSFPTKHSEGLLIEKGNFYRLTETGERIVL, from the coding sequence ATGCTTAAGCGTGCAGCGAAACGTTTAGCCAAATCACTAGGACATTTTCTGCTTGTTTCTTTTGTATTGGCAGTTATTGGTGTGGGTGTCTTAATAAGCCAGCATGGGTCTATCAATATGGGCGATGCGCCATTGGCCTATAAAGTAGGTGGAGAAGGACCGTTTGTATTTTTCAAGAATGAAACGCCGACAAGCTCTGATGTAACAAGCTCTGATGTAGCAGGCTCTGATGTTACAGGCGCAGATGCTAAAGGCTCTGGTAATGGTGATACTTCTGTTGAAATAAATTACATTCGAGGAAGCCGAGAAGATAACTTCTTTATAGAAAAACGCCACGTGCCTTTAACAGAAAAGATAGCAGAGCCTCTTGACGTTTATTTTGCTTTAGAAGATGCCACGTTTACCTTCAATCTAAAGCCATTAAACGCATTGAACACCAATACGGCGTCGGTATATGAAAGCAACGCACCTATTTTGGCAATATCCGACTTAGAGGGGAATTACAAAGCCTTCCGTGATTTCCTTATTGCCCATAACGTCATTAATGAAAACCTTGAGTGGCAATTTGGTGAAGGTCATTTAGTGCTAGTGGGCGACATGGTAGACAGAGGGTTTTCTACTACCCAATTGCTCTGGTTTATTTATAAGCTAGAGCAAGAAGCCCAAAAAGCGGGCGGGGTGGTGCATTACATTATTGGCAATCACGAGCTTAAAAACCTTCAAGGCAATTTTAAATCGGCGGCTAATAAGTATATTCCCATCGCGGGTTTGCTTGGCAAAACCCAGGCCGATTTATTCAGCCACAATTCGTACATAGGGCGTTGGCTTGCCAGTAAAAATACCATTGAAAAAATAAACGGCCATTTATTTGTACATGGCGGTATTCATGAAGATATCGCGAACCTTGATTTAAGTTTGCAACAGATAAACAGCAAGGCTAAAGCCTATTACCGACAAATGTATTTTCCCGGTGTAGCTGACAAGGTAACAGAAGCGTTAATTTCAACTGAGACGGGGTTAGCATGGTATCGAGGGTATTTCAAAGGTGATGCAAGTAGTACCTCTTTACAGAAAACATTAGATAAGTTCGACGCACTATCAGTAACGGTAGGGCATACCTTACAGTTTAAGGTGAATAAACAGTTTGATGGCCGCGTGTATGCTATTGATGTGAAACATCCTGACGATTATCGCGGAAGCTTTCCAACAAAACACTCTGAGGGATTGTTGATTGAAAAGGGTAACTTTTATCGGCTAACTGAAACCGGTGAAAGAATAGTTTTATAA
- a CDS encoding energy transducer TonB, giving the protein MRKLVPLSILSVFLMSCASLKPNETTQAFAEEPIRYIDLTADSKKGLTERYWVVIKSADPKYPVDAARRGLSGCVDFIVAIDSNGTLGGFKIKKSYPEGVFDKSAAAALNRWKWSASEDNIENAPVLTTIQLNFMVSNSKNKAETEKQCSFSHI; this is encoded by the coding sequence ATGAGAAAGTTAGTTCCATTATCAATTCTAAGCGTTTTTTTGATGTCTTGTGCATCGCTAAAGCCCAACGAAACTACCCAAGCTTTTGCTGAAGAACCAATTCGGTACATAGATTTAACCGCAGACAGTAAAAAGGGTTTAACCGAGAGGTATTGGGTAGTAATAAAAAGTGCAGACCCTAAGTACCCCGTTGATGCTGCTAGAAGAGGCTTGTCTGGTTGTGTTGATTTTATCGTAGCAATTGATAGTAACGGAACACTAGGTGGGTTTAAAATTAAAAAGTCATACCCTGAAGGCGTATTTGACAAATCTGCGGCAGCAGCATTAAACCGGTGGAAGTGGTCAGCGTCAGAAGACAACATTGAAAACGCACCGGTACTAACCACAATCCAATTGAACTTTATGGTTAGCAATTCTAAAAATAAAGCTGAAACAGAAAAGCAATGCAGCTTTTCTCATATATGA
- a CDS encoding PadR family transcriptional regulator gives MTETSHQSAKWDAQLRKGTLELAVLAAVAGEEKYGLAILNYLHGFETMVISEGTLYPLLDRLKREGVLNAKWHQEGEVRPRKYYSLTESGLERLHILRARWKRSVVDMESLLADSKSGANNSTDNGKETGKRKG, from the coding sequence ATGACAGAAACTTCACATCAAAGCGCGAAGTGGGATGCCCAACTCCGCAAAGGTACTTTAGAGTTGGCGGTACTCGCGGCCGTTGCGGGTGAAGAAAAGTACGGGCTGGCAATTCTCAATTACCTACATGGGTTTGAAACCATGGTGATCAGTGAAGGTACGCTTTACCCGCTGCTAGACAGGCTTAAGCGCGAAGGGGTACTTAATGCAAAATGGCACCAAGAGGGTGAAGTGCGCCCACGAAAGTATTATTCACTCACCGAAAGCGGTCTTGAACGATTACATATTCTGCGCGCGCGGTGGAAGCGTTCGGTAGTTGATATGGAATCGTTGTTAGCCGATTCAAAAAGTGGCGCGAATAACAGCACAGACAACGGCAAAGAAACTGGAAAAAGAAAAGGATAA
- a CDS encoding pyrimidine/purine nucleoside phosphorylase, producing the protein MSFTVNSYFDDKVRSIAFESANGPCTSGVMAPGEYTFNTSQHEVMKVMEGEMTVKLPSSSDWQSFKKGTEFTIDANLSFDVKIETPTAYLCFYS; encoded by the coding sequence ATGTCTTTTACAGTAAACAGTTATTTTGATGACAAGGTTCGTTCAATTGCATTTGAGTCGGCAAATGGCCCATGCACTTCAGGCGTAATGGCGCCAGGTGAATACACCTTCAACACCAGTCAGCACGAAGTAATGAAAGTAATGGAAGGCGAAATGACCGTTAAACTTCCTAGCTCAAGCGACTGGCAGTCTTTCAAAAAGGGCACAGAATTTACCATAGACGCTAACTTGTCTTTCGATGTAAAAATTGAAACGCCTACTGCTTACCTTTGCTTTTATAGCTAG
- a CDS encoding DUF998 domain-containing protein, translating to MFDLLSYTGIIASIWIVVGIYIASLYYPNYSHTRQFCSELGAFGSPTQRLSPAINNYPLGLLFVLFGYYLIAANSSNLLSTSLNTTIIGIMVIVHGVCTWVCGFFPMDADPYTPTPTASCKIHTWSGLIMLISFIVAPAIVMLSSVYPIALRLFSFNCILGCFFYSYKLSGALKAKTHPGLYQRLSYGFQILWLFVYSLYLIG from the coding sequence ATGTTTGATTTATTGTCATATACAGGAATAATCGCTTCAATATGGATTGTAGTGGGTATTTACATTGCGTCGTTATATTACCCAAACTACAGTCACACTAGGCAATTTTGTAGCGAACTTGGCGCCTTTGGTAGCCCAACACAAAGGCTATCACCCGCTATCAACAATTACCCATTAGGGCTTTTATTTGTTCTATTTGGTTACTATCTAATAGCAGCTAATTCTTCGAATCTTCTTTCCACAAGTCTCAATACCACAATTATAGGCATAATGGTTATTGTTCATGGTGTGTGTACGTGGGTATGTGGCTTTTTCCCAATGGATGCAGATCCTTACACCCCCACTCCAACAGCAAGTTGCAAAATTCATACGTGGTCAGGGTTAATTATGCTCATTTCGTTTATTGTCGCGCCTGCCATTGTGATGCTTTCCAGCGTCTACCCAATAGCACTGCGCTTATTTTCGTTTAACTGCATTCTTGGCTGTTTCTTTTATTCTTATAAATTATCAGGTGCACTAAAAGCTAAAACGCATCCTGGGCTATATCAGCGTTTAAGTTATGGCTTTCAAATACTTTGGCTATTTGTTTATTCGCTCTACTTAATAGGGTAA
- a CDS encoding FAD-binding and (Fe-S)-binding domain-containing protein — MSLPRVVPQQSLLTHYKTYLEQLASTTFTGDVEYSYASRLAVATDNSVYQKLPQAVVFPKSIADLQVLGKLVNDHPLVKFSARGGGTGTNGQSLTDGIVVDMSRYMNKILEINVEEQWVKVQSGVVKDALNDALRPHGFFFSPDLSTSNRATVGGMISTDASGQGSLVYGKTSDHVLGLTSVLANGEVLNTTPISVQEAKQIADTNADNSAYAGILRQVLATCVDKREAIIEKFPRLNRFLTGYDLEHAYNDTEQLIDVSRLITGAEGSLAMVAEAKLSLTPIAKHKALVNIKYDTFESALRHAPEMVKANATSVETVDSKVLNLAKTDIIWHSIADLITDVPHKEMLGLNMVEYNSNDEEEIRTRIAELEARLTAAAETGEGGVIGYQVTFDKADIGKIYAMRKKSVGLLGKTKGAQKPIAFAEDTAVPPENLADFIMEFRALLDSHGLKYGMFGHVDAGVLHVRPALDLCDVEQEKLMHQISDEVVALVAKYGGLMWGEHGKGYRSEYGPAFFGDMLFTELRKIKSAFDPLNKMNPGKVCTPLDSTESLVKVSDTKRATFDRTIPVSFKAAFAPAMECNGNGLCFNYETTSPMCPSSKVTRDRRHSPKGRAGLIREWIRLLAKDGVDTKTLSADQFDTSWWQRFSNSRNKQDDFSHEVLDAMNGCLACKSCSSQCPVKVDVPDFRSKFLSIYYQRYMRPMKDHLVGNIERMAPIMAKFSPMVNLFLKRKWMQDGIEKTIGYVDTPILSEPTLANRVEGKVASYNHDALSKLSAQEKQKTVLIVQDPFTSFYDASVVEDFVALVNALGFTPVMLPFKPNGKPEHVKGFLAKFAKTAKNTAAFLNEVAQLNIPMVGVDASLVLVYRDEYTKTLDKARGDFHVLAVHEWLETVPSDVWQATSKKANAPEHLAQPFALLSHCTEKTALPASEKQWQGLFAKVNQPVDIVAVGCCGMAGTYGHEADQKEKSLAIYGLSWEQAVKRYPADAILATGYSCRSQVARIEQFKPKHPLQGLLACVSSSQ; from the coding sequence ATGAGTTTGCCACGTGTGGTGCCCCAGCAGAGTCTTTTAACACATTATAAGACATACCTAGAACAGCTTGCTAGTACCACCTTTACTGGTGATGTTGAGTACAGCTATGCCAGCCGTCTTGCTGTGGCTACCGACAACTCGGTATATCAAAAACTTCCTCAAGCTGTGGTATTTCCCAAAAGCATTGCCGATTTACAAGTATTGGGCAAGCTGGTTAACGACCATCCGCTAGTAAAGTTCTCTGCTCGAGGCGGCGGCACAGGCACTAATGGCCAAAGCTTAACTGACGGCATTGTGGTTGATATGTCGCGCTACATGAACAAAATTCTAGAAATCAACGTTGAAGAGCAGTGGGTTAAAGTTCAATCTGGTGTAGTGAAAGATGCATTAAATGATGCACTTCGCCCACATGGCTTCTTTTTCTCGCCCGACCTTTCTACCAGTAACCGTGCCACCGTAGGTGGAATGATTAGTACCGATGCTTCTGGACAGGGCTCGTTGGTTTACGGTAAAACCAGTGACCATGTATTGGGCTTAACGTCGGTGCTGGCTAACGGTGAAGTATTAAATACCACGCCAATAAGTGTGCAAGAAGCGAAACAAATAGCAGACACAAACGCAGATAACAGTGCCTATGCGGGTATTCTGCGCCAAGTCCTTGCTACTTGCGTAGACAAGCGCGAAGCCATTATTGAAAAATTCCCCCGTTTAAACCGCTTTTTAACCGGTTACGATTTAGAACATGCATATAACGATACCGAGCAGCTTATAGATGTAAGCCGCTTAATTACCGGTGCTGAAGGCTCGCTTGCGATGGTGGCCGAAGCTAAGCTATCGCTTACGCCTATCGCGAAACACAAAGCTCTCGTTAATATTAAGTACGATACCTTTGAATCGGCACTTCGTCATGCACCTGAAATGGTAAAAGCGAACGCCACCTCTGTCGAAACAGTAGACTCGAAAGTACTTAATTTGGCTAAAACCGACATTATTTGGCATTCCATCGCCGATTTAATCACCGACGTCCCACATAAGGAAATGTTGGGCTTAAACATGGTGGAGTACAACAGTAACGATGAAGAAGAAATTCGCACTCGTATAGCCGAGCTAGAAGCTAGGCTTACCGCCGCCGCTGAAACAGGTGAGGGTGGGGTAATTGGTTATCAGGTTACGTTTGATAAAGCGGACATTGGTAAAATATACGCCATGCGTAAAAAGTCGGTGGGCCTGCTGGGTAAAACCAAGGGTGCGCAAAAGCCTATCGCCTTTGCAGAAGATACCGCAGTGCCGCCTGAAAACTTGGCTGATTTCATCATGGAGTTTAGGGCTCTGTTAGACAGTCACGGTTTAAAGTACGGTATGTTTGGTCACGTTGATGCAGGTGTGTTACACGTGCGCCCAGCCCTTGATTTGTGTGATGTTGAACAAGAAAAGTTAATGCATCAAATATCAGATGAAGTGGTAGCACTAGTAGCTAAGTATGGCGGGTTAATGTGGGGCGAGCACGGTAAAGGTTACCGCAGCGAATACGGCCCTGCTTTTTTCGGCGACATGTTATTTACTGAACTACGCAAAATTAAAAGCGCGTTCGACCCCCTTAATAAAATGAACCCAGGTAAGGTGTGTACGCCTTTAGACAGCACTGAAAGCTTGGTTAAAGTTAGCGATACCAAACGGGCAACATTCGATAGAACTATTCCTGTTAGCTTTAAAGCAGCCTTTGCGCCGGCTATGGAATGTAATGGTAATGGCTTGTGCTTTAACTACGAGACCACGTCGCCGATGTGCCCCTCAAGTAAGGTAACTCGCGATAGACGCCATAGCCCGAAAGGCCGTGCTGGCCTTATTCGTGAGTGGATACGCTTGCTTGCTAAAGATGGGGTAGACACCAAAACGTTAAGTGCCGATCAATTCGACACGTCATGGTGGCAACGCTTTAGCAACAGCCGAAACAAACAAGACGATTTTTCCCATGAAGTGTTAGACGCCATGAATGGTTGTTTAGCCTGTAAGTCGTGCTCAAGCCAATGCCCGGTGAAAGTAGACGTGCCTGATTTTAGGTCGAAGTTTTTATCTATTTATTACCAGCGCTACATGCGCCCAATGAAAGACCACCTTGTAGGCAATATTGAACGCATGGCACCGATTATGGCCAAGTTCTCGCCTATGGTGAATCTGTTTTTGAAACGAAAATGGATGCAAGACGGTATTGAAAAAACCATTGGTTATGTAGACACGCCTATTTTATCTGAGCCAACGTTGGCAAACAGGGTAGAAGGGAAAGTGGCAAGTTATAACCATGATGCGTTATCGAAGCTAAGTGCCCAAGAAAAGCAAAAGACGGTGTTAATAGTGCAAGACCCTTTCACCAGCTTCTACGACGCGAGTGTAGTTGAAGATTTTGTTGCCCTAGTTAATGCCCTTGGCTTTACACCGGTAATGTTGCCGTTTAAACCAAACGGTAAGCCTGAACACGTAAAAGGCTTTTTAGCTAAATTTGCAAAAACCGCAAAAAATACCGCTGCCTTTTTAAATGAAGTGGCGCAGTTAAACATTCCTATGGTGGGTGTAGATGCGTCTTTGGTATTGGTTTATCGTGATGAATATACTAAAACCTTAGATAAAGCCCGCGGGGATTTTCATGTGTTAGCTGTGCATGAATGGCTTGAAACGGTACCCAGTGATGTATGGCAAGCGACAAGCAAGAAGGCCAATGCGCCAGAGCATTTAGCGCAGCCATTCGCGCTGCTAAGTCACTGTACAGAAAAAACGGCGTTGCCCGCATCTGAAAAGCAATGGCAGGGTTTGTTTGCTAAAGTTAATCAGCCAGTTGATATTGTTGCTGTAGGTTGTTGCGGTATGGCCGGAACTTATGGTCATGAAGCCGATCAAAAAGAAAAGTCGTTAGCCATTTATGGGTTAAGTTGGGAGCAAGCGGTCAAACGCTATCCCGCAGATGCTATTCTTGCCACAGGCTATTCTTGTCGAAGTCAGGTAGCCCGTATAGAGCAGTTTAAGCCGAAGCATCCCTTACAAGGTTTGTTGGCCTGTGTTTCATCATCGCAGTAG